The following are encoded together in the Raineyella sp. LH-20 genome:
- the purD gene encoding phosphoribosylamine--glycine ligase, with amino-acid sequence MKQPQSVLVIGSGGREHALALAISRDPAVSRVHVAPGNPGTSVFAVNHPVDQNDPAAVAALAAELGVDLVVVGPEAPLVAGVADAVRAAGIPCFGPSKDAARLEGSKAFAKEVMAAAGVPTAAARVCTTAEEAAAALDEFGAPYVVKDDGLAAGKGVVVTSDRDAALAHAVACGRVVIEEYLDGPEVSLFAICDGTTVLPFDPAQDFKRVGDDDRGPNTGGMGAYTPLPWAPTDIKQQVVDTVIQPTVDEMARRGTPFVGLLYAGLALTSKGLRVVEFNVRFGDPETQPLLARLSSPLGQVLHAAATGALDPAAPLEFGSGFAVGVVLAADGYPEAPRKGDVIIGVTPDTSGVIQAGTALDGQGRLVSAGGRVLTVVGTGDSLAEARARAYHRLADVHLPGGFFRTDIALRAARGEVSY; translated from the coding sequence GTGAAGCAGCCGCAGTCAGTCCTGGTCATCGGCTCCGGTGGCCGCGAGCACGCCCTCGCCCTGGCCATCAGTCGTGACCCCGCCGTGTCGCGGGTCCACGTGGCGCCGGGCAACCCGGGCACCTCGGTGTTCGCCGTCAACCACCCGGTCGACCAGAACGATCCGGCGGCCGTGGCCGCCCTTGCCGCCGAGCTGGGAGTCGACCTGGTGGTCGTCGGGCCGGAGGCACCGCTGGTCGCCGGTGTCGCCGATGCCGTACGGGCCGCGGGGATCCCCTGCTTCGGGCCCTCGAAGGACGCGGCCCGGCTCGAGGGGTCGAAGGCCTTCGCCAAGGAGGTGATGGCTGCCGCCGGTGTCCCGACGGCTGCCGCCCGGGTGTGCACCACGGCCGAGGAGGCCGCTGCTGCGCTGGACGAGTTCGGTGCCCCTTACGTCGTGAAGGACGACGGCCTTGCCGCGGGTAAGGGTGTCGTGGTCACCTCCGACCGCGACGCGGCCCTGGCGCACGCGGTGGCCTGCGGGCGGGTCGTCATCGAGGAGTACCTGGATGGCCCCGAGGTCAGTCTGTTCGCCATCTGTGACGGCACCACCGTGCTGCCGTTCGACCCGGCCCAGGACTTCAAGCGGGTCGGCGACGACGACCGCGGCCCGAACACCGGCGGGATGGGTGCGTACACTCCGCTGCCGTGGGCGCCGACCGACATCAAGCAGCAGGTCGTCGACACCGTCATCCAGCCGACCGTCGACGAGATGGCCCGCCGCGGCACACCGTTCGTCGGTCTGCTCTACGCCGGGCTGGCGCTCACCTCGAAGGGTCTGCGAGTCGTCGAGTTCAACGTACGGTTCGGCGATCCGGAGACCCAGCCGCTGCTGGCCCGGCTCAGCTCCCCGCTCGGCCAGGTGCTGCACGCCGCCGCCACCGGCGCGCTCGATCCGGCGGCGCCGCTGGAGTTCGGGTCCGGCTTCGCGGTCGGCGTGGTGCTGGCCGCCGACGGCTACCCGGAGGCCCCCCGCAAGGGCGACGTGATCATCGGGGTGACCCCCGACACCAGTGGCGTGATCCAGGCCGGGACCGCGCTCGACGGGCAGGGCCGGCTGGTGTCGGCCGGCGGCCGGGTGCTCACCGTCGTCGGCACCGGCGACTCGCTGGCCGAGGCCCGGGCCCGTGCCTACCACCGACTGGCGGACGTCCATCTGCCTGGCGGCTTCTTCCGCACCGACATCGCGCTGCGGGCGGCCCGCGGCGAGGTCTCCTACTGA